The window CTTGACTCACGAGACCCTTCCCAGAACTGCCAGAAACCCACACTTATGGCATCCCCACAGATCATAAACTCCCAGGaagaagcaatagaaaatgatGAAGTAGAAACAGAATGCTCTATTTCATTTGGACTCATTACCTAATTGTCAGTGGGCCTGATGGCTacgttattttaaatttcatgtgtCATCACTTTTGTATTGTGATAAAGATTGCTGATTGTTCCCCAGTAtccatccttcccttcttctGACTCTTATTATTCTAAGTTGAAGACCTGAGACAAGAGTCACTCATTAACTGAATATTCCCATTGGTGTGCAAGTACCCTTTATGCCAAACCTATATTAAACATACTTCTAGTCTTGTTACCTGAGAATGTACTTGGTATCTCATACTGCCCCAGGATCTTTATAATGAACATTCATTTTATGGTTCAGAGTGGTCCAAATTTGTCCTGAATCAGCCTTCACCGAAGGTCCTTTTTCTGAATAAATACTCATCACAATCTATGTTTTCACACATTTCTCATAAAAGAATAGCACAGAAGCATCCTGACtaactttctcctttttaaaaacagaatttcagaaaaataggCAAGGCTGTATTATTGTTTTGACTCCTACTTCTAAGATAAATGTAGCTTTTACATCCAAGAGCGTGGGTCCTGAgagttgttgttattgttagtgccatcgagttgaCTCCTAGCGAGCCTGCGTACAGCAGAGGGGAAagtgcctggtctttttgcgccatcctctcacttctggagctatatcagacaatgttctgctgctattcacagagttttcagggccaattttttcagaagtgggtcaccaggtccttcttccttgtctgtcttagtctgggaactccgctgaaacctgtccagcgtgggtgaccctgctggtatttgaaatatcagtggcatagctttcagcatcacagcagccaccacagtatgacaaccgacagatggagggtgtggttccctgactgggaaatgaacctgtgCTATGGCGGTGAcagcgccaaatcttaaccactatactaccagggctggctgtgctgggatacaaatttgtttttatgaCAGGAATTTAGACAGATAACCGCAACTCTTTAAATGAATCTTAGTGTTGACTCATTATAATACTACAGGCTTTATTGGGTAAGTACAATAATCTACTGTCAAAATGGAAACAAGTGCTTGTATATACTGTCCTTTGAATAGCTATCAACAAGGCATGACGGTTTCTCCACCAGTACGCTAAAAGCCATTCCATCTGCCAGAATGATAACTACTTTtatattcttcaaatttttgttagtttttatttataagttTTGGGGGACAGTTGTATTAACAGGAGATCTAGCTCAACGAGCAGAACGACTGGATTCTGTTGGTGAAATTACTCAAACCAAGGTTGCCAATTTAAGTGTGGGTAATGTGGAACACAGTCTGACCAGTGTGGAGAAAGGTGGTCCTGGGTGCTAAGAGCACCTGTGGCATAACTTATAGTGCAGACTAACACCTATGGTACAGACCAGGAGTTGACACATGGCAGGTAAATATCCTTTCGGACCATTATGTGTTTTGCAGGGAGATGATGtgacttactagctgtgtgaccttgggcaaggcacttaacctctctgtgcttctctacTTCTCTCTGTAACCTCTACGAAACAAGGCTGGAGTGTGGCCGTGAGGATTCATTGAAATGTGTGTAACGTGCTCAGCAAAGGCCCTGACACACGATGAGCACCTGAGAAATGCTGGCTCCTGTCACTTTTCTTGATAGAGTTATCACCATCACCATTCTGGCAACAACTGAAACTGGACAAGGCACTGTCTTACAGAGCAAATTCATATCTATATTTGGCCAACTAGACATTAATTCAGCCAAAATTTTAGCTTCAGTGCCCCCTTTCAGTGTCAACGAAGTTAGCTGTAACCACAGCTCACTCCTCTACTCTTGAGAAGGCAGTTTATAAACCTAGGAAAAGAGAGCTGCTATgtatttataaagtaaataacGAGATTGTTACATTTTAGTGTGAAATGTTCCCTCTATCCCAGAAGGTGTCTCCCCCCATTTCTGTTCcaaagggagggaaaaggagcGTCCCCCTCACCTGGAGGGCTCGGTGAAGTTTATCAGCAAAGTACAGCGGTGTGTTCCTGATCACTGAGGCTGGAAGCAGAGAGCAAAAGGTGGAGAGAGGTAGCTCCCCTCCCAGGACAGACCCCTACCCCGCGTGTCTTGAGCAGGCCCCTACCTAGGCTGAGCAGAGGCCCCTGCGCATCCCTGTGGAAACGATGCCGGACAGTCTTCTCCAGCTCGTGCCCCGTGTCCCGCTGGTACTGATGGAACACTTGCGGTGTGCATGGGAGGCCATCAGAAAGACAAATGGGGACACGAACCCTGCCCCCCTTCCTCAGCCAAAACTCATCATTTGAGTAAGCTGGGGAGATAAGAAGGCTTGTGTGTACCTCGGACGAGGTGCTCAGGATTTCTCTGGGTGAAGACGAGGACCCACGTCCCCTTTGTGCTGGGTCCTTCAGCCCGCTTTAATGCCTAGGAGGGAGGAGCAAACCAGGATCGTTGGTTGGGGGCTGGGGAACCCTGGTTACGATGTTCCCAGAATCCATCGTGGTGATGATGGAAATGGGATTAACCTGTAAATTACttgcttttttagtttatttatttattttaaaggtacAGGGCTAAGTGAGGGGCTCTGCTCTCACAGCCAGATACCCTAGTTTGGAAAAATCTTGGTTCTCAAGGAGTTAAATTACCCCCAAGGGAGGGTCTGAGGAGGGTTCCCCCACCCAAATGCCCATGAGAAGAGAATCTGTCAGTTGACAAGCTCACTTCTTATGAGTCCAGGAGTCAGAGGCTAAACGAGTGAAAGGCTTCACCTGTGACATCATCTGACATCCCTGGCTTCATCATGTCACTGACGACTCCTTCCCCAAGGCAAGGACAGGTTTGCAGGACAAATGGGTATATGGGTCCCTGGCTGTAAGATCTGGTGGAGGAGGGTGTCCTATATGCCTGGCTGTGCAGACTCCTCAGTCCCCGACTCACCTGGACATCCTGTTCTGCCAGGTTATAGTCAATGATTCCACAGTAGCTCTCACGGCGCCCCTAAGAGGAGAAACTCTCTCAGGATGACTCTTTGAGGAGTAGCTTTTTATCTCTAGGCTGACAAACCAAACCCTGGTCTCCCCCAAAGCcctctcttgttaattataccaCAGCAACACTCCCCACTTTGTTCCACCCCCTTCCCAGTGGTGCAACTCCCTTCCCTTTCAGGCCAGTCCTCTTCACCTTGGCCAGGGCCAGGAGCAGGTCCTGCAAGATGCCACTGGTTTTAGATTTGATGTCCTCCTCGGCCTCCATCTGGAAATCTGGGGTAGGGTCAGGAGCTCTCTGAATCCTCCTGATTTTTCCTAATGTGGATATCTCCAGAACCTGTCAAATGTCTGACCCACCATACCCTGccacccctgccatcccctgCTTGGAGTAGCTTGATGGCTGCTAGATCCCAGGATGTAGGGCAGAAGCACCATCAGGGACACCCAAAAACATCCCTAAGCTGCGAGTAACCCATGCACTGTGGGATCATGTACTATGGGGTGGCCTCATCGACAGGCCCCAAcctgctgggggcaggaggcatCTGTGATACAAGATTGGCCAGGCAgtgaggaggggacagggaaATTCATATTAGGAAGTAAGACGGCTAGGGCCAGGCCCCCTCACTGGAGGTGAGAAAAGTGATGTGTGAGGTAGGatgtgaagaagagaaagagcaagaaagggagaaaaggaagggaaaagagaaaaacggaagcaagaaggaagagagatgggagagggaTTAAGAAGATAGGCCAAgtgcaaccagaaggacctacaactagaatatacaactatgtactggggggctttggggagaagaagaagaaaaatgaaagattggcaacagatgctagctcaggtgccaatctttaaaaaaaaaggaagataggcCAAGATTGGACATCAAAGGCAACTTggggaaaacaacagaaagaggTGGGGTGCCAAGATGAGGATGAGAAAAAGCTAGCTATCAATTAGTGGGTGAGGCATGCAGCCGCCAAacagggccaggagccaagggCCTGAGAGGTGACACCCACCACTTATTGAGCAGGTCCCCACCTTTCCCCTTGGCTGCAGCAAGGTTCCATTCAGCCCGGGATGTGGTGTGATGGCAGAATCAGCAAGGGGCTGGGAAGATGCCATGGTACCAGTGGGACTGTCACAATGCCCAACATTGTCATTACTTCGGAATCTTCCCCGGAGCCCCAGACTAAGATGGTTAAtcactgcttctctttctttaatGACCACATCTGGCTCTCTCCCCTGGGGAGACTGAGCTCTACTGGCAGGAGGGTGGGGTTTGGGGCAGTTGGGTGGGAGACTCCAAGGGAACAGAGCTTGGGCAGACAGGCTCCCAGAGGGCTCGCCTGTAGGGAGTGCAAGAGGAGAGGACTGTCCTGTGGATCCCCTTTCAGCTCTTGGAGCCCACGCCCTCCACGTTCTACCGTGTTTGTAGAACGCCAGGCACTCTTGCAGCTGGGGTGGGGTTCGGGTGGCAAGAATTTCCATGGCCACATCCTCAGCAGAACTTGAGTCCTACAAGAAATTGGGAGGCCACTCTGAGACTGGGCCATGTCATtaacatggcagagagcagatgCTGACCACATGTCCTTCTGGGTCAATCTGGGATGTCTAAAGGGGGCCACTGCCAAGACTACCCCTCCGGAGTGGGCAAAGGCAAAGCAGTcagccctctcctcccctcagtGGTGTACTGACTTCCCAGACACCCCAGCACGCCTCCTCTCCTGTACCTTCAAGGCTGTCCTCAATTGCTGGGCATCGAAACGGGCTGCAGGCTGCAGCAGAGCCACCACAATCCTCTCGAGGGAGCCGGAGAGGGCTGCCTGCAGGGACTGCAGCAGGTCCTACAACAAAACGTCCCCATGGTGGAGAAGCAGGCTTGGGGGTCAGGGCCTCGACATGTGGGGTGGTTTGGGAACCTCTGGCTGGTTTTCATCTTACCACTCGCCCCAGGTTTAGCCAGGCGGCAGGGGTTGGCCTCAGCTGCTATTGCTGTACCCCCTGCCTTCCAGGGGGCTTCTCAGCCAAGTCCACTGCTCCTGGGAAGTCAGAGCGGTCTCACCTGTTGGGTGCGCTCCTGGAAGCCTCGAGAGATGAGCTGCCTTTGCTGTCTGCTCCGATTGGTCAGCACGTCCACAATGGCACTGCTGTCCACGCCTGAACCAAGGTGAGGGCTGGGCTGTCAGCTGGGCAGAGCCCACCCAGGGTCTTTACAGGGGTGGGATCCCCTTACTCCTCGGATTTGAAGCCTCCAGAGGAGAGAATAAGATCCAGGAAAGGATTGGGAAGGACAGGAGTAGGGGCTATAGCACCCCCACTTCCATTTGGTCTcaagagaagatgcaaataagaTGCCAAAATGGCATGCTAATCTGACCCAAATTTAGGCAAAGGTGGCCTAGTGTGGTGAGGGGGAAAAATGGTTTTTTGGGATCACAAACTTGGATTAGAATGCCAGTTCTGCctttatgagctgtgtgaccttgggcaagcctcttacctccctgagccccagttttctcatctgtaaaatggaaataacaagacttatcctgggggccggcccagtggcgcagtggttaagtttgcacgttctgcttcggcggcccgtggttcgccagttcagatgctgggtgcagacatggcaccacttggcaagccacgatgtggcaggcgtcccacatatgaagtggaggaagatggacatggatgttagctcagggccagtcttcctcagcaaaaaagaaaggaggattggcagcagatgttagctcagggctaatcttcctcaaaaaaaaaacaaaaaaagacttatCCCACAGGGGTGTTGTGAGAATGGGTATGACACACCTACCATGGTACTTGCCATATAGGAATTAAGGCactccacaaacatttattgagcacggTCAGTTCCTCCTTCCTGGCTCCTTCTTGGTCTACAGACTGTTTTCTAAAAGGTAGATCTCCAAGCGCAGTGGGAAAAGGGCTCACCTTGGCCTGCAATGGCCCTCAGCAGCCTCTGCACGTCCTTGTCTGCACTGAAACTCAAGAATGTCCTGAGGGTGCCCAGGGTTCCCCAAGCTGCAGTCTGTAAGAGTGTGGGGGGAGCATCTCAGGTCTGCCAGTGCCCCCCCCCCAGTGCCCCAGCCAGACCACTGGCACGGCCTCAAGGCCTGCTCTCCCTTTTCCTATCCCCGACCCTCTCAGAGCCCCTGAGCTGATACAGGACAAACAATTCCTACAGTCCCAGCAGCACCCACCTTGCTGGCAAGGCCCAGGTGGCTGAGGATCTCCTGGGTCAGGGATGGTCCAGTCTTCCCACTGGTCACAGACATGGTGCAatgggctgccccagggagagaaacaGGAGCCAACTGAAGAGAACTTTTGGCCTTTTTGGCCTTTTTAGGACCCCTAGACACCGGAGTCCGGGCTCCCATTGCCCCCTCCTTTCCCTTGttgcagaaaaaaagaacatcaacTGCTTGGCAGGTTTGGGAGCCCAAGTGGAGAGGTAAGAGGGGAGCCCCACCTCCGCTACCTCTCACCTCTCCTTCAGGAAGCAACGACTGATCAAGGATGCTGCTAGAACTAGCACCAAACAAACCCTCCCTGATCCCGGGGCTGGTTCCAAGGCTCCCCAACCCCTGGTCTGCGGTCCGCGTCCCGACCTTCCACGGCCTGGCTGGGTATCGCGGGGGGCCGTGTAGGGGAGGTGCGGCGACGTGGCAGGATTAAGTTTGTGGGGTGGGAGAAAACAACTAATGGCACCGTCCCCTGCCTTCGGCCCCAGCCTGCAAGTaagcccctgcccctgcccacagAGCTGCCTACCTGCTGCCTGCCCTTCACCCTTGGAGTTTCCGGCTGGGCTCTTGAGGTCAGTGGGTGCAATCTCTGAGCTGTGAGTGTGTGTTCTTGCGGGTACATGGGTGCCTGGAAAAGGGAGCAGGCACTCATGTTAGAAAAGGAAAACTCCTTTGTCCCTCCCCTAAGTGATCAACAAGGTCTTCCCTCCCAGCGTGAGGGCCCAGGTCCAGTGCTTACCCAGAGGCGCTAGGAGTGAGGCAAGGTGTGTCATCTCAGCCTGGTGGCGTCCCTGTGTGGGCACCAGCTCCTGTGTGGCCTGGTAGAGGAGAGGAGGGCGAGTGCAGCCCAGGCTGAGCAGCCAGTCAGATGACCTCTCCAGCAGACCAGCCCCTGCTGTGTCTGGCACTGGCCCCTCCCAACGTGGGAGAGGACCAGGCTGTACCTGGTTCCACAGGCAACACCTCCCCACAGAGCATCTCTCCTCCCAGGAATGGGGCCTCAGCCCACGTGAGAGAACCCCGCTAGGCCTCTCAGCTGCTCAGCCTGGACACAGAGGGCTTTGTGTACTGGCTCTCCCTGTGGGGCTCTGCCTGTGAAGACCAGAGAAACCCAGTCTTGAGTCCAGCTTCtgacctggctctgcctctggctCCAGCTCCCTGGGGGGGGCAGGTCAGACAGGCTCCACGCTGATTTCGGGGCTGATACCAGCAGGGCACCCCAGCCTGCACCCCAGAGGGGGTCCCAACCCAGAAATTCACTTGACTACTGCCTAATTAGATCAGCCAGCCTGGGTGGGGAAGGCGAGGGGTCTGTTCATATCCATGGGGAAGGAAGGGCACAGGTATTGGGGGGGTGGGAAATGATCAGCAgagtcagaagagaaaaatgaaaaaattgttcCCTGGGGACAGAAGCACCACGCTCCCAAAAGGCGATTGGGAAATGTGGGAGGCTCCCTGGCTCCCTGAGTCTCTGTGTCTCAGAGTCCCTCTGTTGCCTTTTGGCCGCCAGGGCTGTTTTAGCTGCAGGTGATGCAACCCCAGCAGCTGGGCTGAGGCTGGCAGTGCACAGAGCAGCAGGTGAACAATCCTGGGGAGCCTCAGGGCCCCTGCGCAGGCCTCACAGCCAGCTCCCTAGGCTCTGAGAGCagtctccttcctgcctccctagAGAGCTtaggtgggggctgggcacagaaGCCAGAGAGCTGTCTCCACTCCTCTGCCACTGTCCCAGCCCAGGAAGGCCCTCAGTGGTTTTCCTACGTTCCTGAGGAGGGACCTGCAGCTCTTCCTCACAGCAGACCAGGCCTAGGGAGATGCCACGAAGGGAGATTTCCATGGTGGCAGTCACTGCtccttgcttttctctcctgTTAGAGTGGAAAACATACACTGGTTTTTCTTGGAGAACAAAAAACATGCACCAGTTTTTGCTGGAGAACATGGGTTCATTCCCCAGCTCTGCCGCTAGTCATGTTCTATAACCTTAGCTAGTCATCGCAGGTCTTTGCATCTCTGTTTCTTTACCTGGAAAAATAGGAATATTGGGAGAGTCGGGGGGGGGGTGCACCCTGGGGTATCTGAAGATAGGTTTcctggaggattaaatgaggtaatacatgTGAGGGCATTTGGCAAAGTGCCTTATAaactagggttgccagatttagtaaataaaaatacaggacttgggccagcccagtggtgcagcagttaagtgtgtacgttccacttctgtggccctgggttcgctggttcggatcccaggtgtggacatggcactgcttggcaagccatgctgtggcaggcatcccacatataaagtagaggaagatgggcaccgatattagctcagggccagtcttcctcagcaaaaagaggaggattggcagtagttagctcagggctaatcttcctcaaaaaaaaaaaaaaaatacaggacacccgcttaaattagaattttagaaaaacaacaaagaatttgTTGGTATTAAGAATGACCCAAATATTTCATGGCATATacttgttgtttatctgaaattgtAATTTAACTGAGCGTCCTGGATTTTACCTGGCAAGCTGAAAAATGGGACTCAGTTTCAGCTTGGTGGTTAAAAGCAAAGGTTCTGGAGCCAGAGTCCTTAGACTCAGAATTCTggtctgctgtgtgaccttgacaacTACGTAACCTTTCTgtactcagtttcctcatcatcaaaatggagatgataatagtgaTTATATTGTAGactactgtgagaattaaatcaaTTAATACCTCTAAAGCACTTGAGAagagtgctgggcacagagcgGTAAGTACACATGTCCAAATAttaactgatatataataataaatattgttataatgttattttatattaataactGTTATTATTAACGTGTCTCCCTAAGAAGTCCAATCTTAGCTCTTTCCTGCAACTTCTTTCTCGCCAATCCCCAATCTGGCCACAAGAGGGCATCAGCAGCCACTGAGAGTCCGGAGCCCTCTAGTGGCCGCTGAAGGTCTCTGAGACTCTGGCTGCACACACGTATCAAGAGGCCTCGTGTCCACTTGTCGGGAAGTGCAGACTCCTGAGGACATCAGGTTCCTAAGAGGACTTGGTGGGCGGGCAGATTCAGGGGAAAAGCCTCGGGTAGACATCTACTCATAGGACCCCCCTGAGACAGACCTCAGGACACATGCAGGAGACCTCCTAGGCTGGGTTACTGCTTTACAGTGGCTCCACAGCCAAAGTCCCCGTGCCTTCAGCTTTCTGTACCCTTTAGAGCCTCTGCTGGGCACACGTTCCAAGAAGGCTTGGAAGGAAATGAAGCGAGAGAGAGGGCTCTTGTTTCCCCAGTGCAAACCTCTGCAAGGGACTCCTGGCTGACCTGCAAGGCTGAACTCTGGATTtggagaaggcaggcaggagccCAGTCACCTAGCAGAAGCGTAGTCCTAGTTGCCTAGGAGTGTGAGGACTATGTGTGATGCATTTACAATCGCTCCACCGAAACTTGGTGGAATGTCACTTCTTTTGTTCcttcgttttgttttgttcaatTCCAGGGACAGATTgaggttgttttcatatttacTAATCACCTTCCACCATGctctaaattttagaatttcagtGTTGGAGATCTTAGAGATGACCTGGTCTGCCCCGCTCTCGTTACTGACTCTAGGAGGTCAAGGTGTTGGAACTAGAATCCAGGTCTCCTAACTCCTTCTCAgtgttttctttatcattcagATCAAGTCATATAGCTGATTTGGGGTCCCTCTTAGTGGACTACAGGGGGACAAGCAGTAATATATAGTCTCAGCTGTTCGCTCACGAACATTTCAATTCTTAACCATCTTGcttttttttgcaaataaattgCACGATTTCAGAATACATAGATATTCCTCCTggctatttttcttcttgttaggaaactttttctccccagaactCTTGGCACCTGAATTCCTCCGCTCATGTACTAGCCAAGCTCCACTCCTTTACCCAAATGGGCTTCTGTGTTACACAGCCAGCCTGACCTGGGAAGACCCACTTTCCACAACTGGGGTCCATGTCTTTGCCTGTCCCAGACGCCTGTACTCAGATATCTACATCTCAGGCTGAAGGCCTGGTGGTGTCCTCTGCCTCCAGACACCTCAGTAGCCCAGCAGCCCAAACGGAGGAAGTGAGTCACAGCAGGGCAGGCAGCTTGGGGCACTATGGGCGTGGCCATGCCGGCCCGGTGCAGTGGGGGATGGGTCAGAAGGGCTGAGGTAAAAAAATCCCCTGGTTCAGCCAAggtggtgtgtctgtgtgttcgAGTGTGTCCTAAGTATGTTGACAGAACTGGTAGCATCCTTCTAATACTGCCTGAGGTCCAGCTTTTCATTCTCCATCCAccttcttctttgtctcctggaggaggtgtacaccctcttatctttatttctcagGCCCTGGCAATCCAACGTCTGCCCCAAAACTTCGCCTCCCTACTGCTATCTTAAAAACAAGGTCAATGGTCTTCAGTCCTCCAaggaatcatttaaaaagtctGGTGGGGACCTTGGGAAAGCCTGGCATCTAGGAAAACTGCCTGATAAAAGGGTTCAGAAGCTAAAGGAGGGGAGTCAAGTAGGACAGAAGTGTGGGGAGGAGTTAGAGAGGGACCCAAGGGTTAGCCAAGGCCCAAAGAGGAGACACTGGGACCCTGCTGGAAAAGAGTGTGTGGGTGTTTGGCAGTCTGGGGAGGGCGCTGGAGAAAGGTAGGGGGAACTTTGGAATTGGGAGGCTGAGAGGGGGAGTGACAAAGGGGTAGAAGAGGTAAGAGAGGTTAATAAGGGAGGAGTTCAGCCTGGGGCGAAGGAAAACAGGGCTGGAGGGGTTGCTGGGAACTGGAAAATCAGGCAGTCTGGGGCTGACAAAGGCTGAAGAGTCCCCTGGGGGCTGCTTCAGGGGCGAGCTGGGCCAGGGGTGGGCCAACAAGTCTCATTCCTCCAGCGGTAGGCCAAGGCCGGGGTCTCCCTGCAAAGAGCAAACGAACAAACATGTTGGAATTCAAGCAGCTTCTGCCTCTAGCTCTCCAGGAAGAGGCTGAGGTGAGGGCCAAGCTCTCAAACTAGATTAGCAGGAGGTCACACTCTTTCCTAAGAGAACTGTCAAAGCACCTGCACTTGACAGATAAACCAGCAAACAAGCCACTGTGGGAGGTTCTAACCGAGAGAGCCTAAAACCGCCAACATTTCATCACGGTAAAAAATTGTTACATCTACAAGGAGTAAGTTGTAGCTCTCTGTAAACCCTCAGACGCATCTTAGTGACGCTCTGTCCACGCTAAGAATCAAGGCCAGTTTTCTAGGATAAACATGTTGCATCTTCCTGAAACATCAATTTTACCAAACTaagggaaaaacattttttaatatgaacTTGAACACAGATAAACGTGGTGTAGATTGAAAACTAAATACATTCTACAAAAGTTGGGGCTTGGCTCTGAAGGGTCTCCTGCTGTAGGGGGTGTGTGCCACTGGCGGCAGGTTCTACAGCTGTTGGGTGGAAACGCTGTCTGCTTTATGGCGGGGGGCCCTCGGGGTCGCAGGCTCCGCGCTGGGTCGGCCCTGGAGGGGCGGTCGGCCTCGGTGCGCGGCAGAAACTCGGGCAGGACTCCCGGGACTGCGCCCGCCGGGAGCCCGGGCGCCCTCCTCCCTCGGCCGCCCCATGGGGCTGGAGATGGGAAGTGTGGCAATCGGCCGGGCCAGGGAACTGGGGGCCGCGGCCGGCTGAGGTCGCGGACCGCAGTGAGGGCgggcggggtggggcaggggcacgGCCGCTCCGCGCTCTGGATCCCCCGGCACCTCGCAGGTCTGTCCCGGGGTCCCCGAGGCTACGTCGCATCCCTAACGGCGACATCAGAGCGGCTGGAAGAGCCCCTCACTGCCTCCCCGCGCCAGGGACTCCTCCCCGGAGCCGGGGTGGCAGCAGGCGCGGCCGCGGGGCCCGGCGCGGCGAGGGCTCGGGCCCGGGGCGCAGCCGCGCGCCCNNNNNNNNNNNNNNNNNNNNNNNNNNNNNNNNNNNNNNNNNNNNNNNNNNNNNNNNNNNNNNNNNNNNNNNNNNNNNNNNNNNNNNNNNNNNNNNNNNNNNNNNNNNNNNNNNNNNNNNNNNNNNNNNNNNNNNNNNNNNNNNNNNNNNNNNNNNNNNNNNNNNNNNNNNNNNNNNNNNNNNNNNNNNNNNNNNNNNNNNNNNNNNNNNNNNNNNNNNNNNNNNNNNNNNNNNNNNNNNNNNNNNNNNNNNNNNNNNNNNNNNNNNNNNNNNNNNNNNNNNNNNNNNNNNNNNNNNNNNNNNNNNNNNNNNNNNNNNNNNNNNNNNNNNNNNNNNNNNNNNNNNNNNNNNNNNNNNNNNNNNNNNNNNNNNNNNNNNNNNNNNNNNNNNNNNNNNNNNNNNNNNNNNNNNNNNNNNNNNNNNNNNNNNNNNN of the Equus quagga isolate Etosha38 chromosome 13, UCLA_HA_Equagga_1.0, whole genome shotgun sequence genome contains:
- the ANXA9 gene encoding annexin A9; the encoded protein is MTHLASLLAPLGTHVPARTHTHSSEIAPTDLKSPAGNSKGEGQAAAHCTMSVTSGKTGPSLTQEILSHLGLASKTAAWGTLGTLRTFLSFSADKDVQRLLRAIAGQGVDSSAIVDVLTNRSRQQRQLISRGFQERTQQDLLQSLQAALSGSLERIVVALLQPAARFDAQQLRTALKDSSSAEDVAMEILATRTPPQLQECLAFYKHDFQMEAEEDIKSKTSGILQDLLLALAKGRRESYCGIIDYNLAEQDVQALKRAEGPSTKGTWVLVFTQRNPEHLVRVFHQYQRDTGHELEKTVRHRFHRDAQGPLLSLASVIRNTPLYFADKLHRALQETEPNYQVLMRILVSRSETDLLSIRAEFKKKFGKSLYSSLQDAVKGDCRSALLALCRAEDI